The Seriola aureovittata isolate HTS-2021-v1 ecotype China chromosome 12, ASM2101889v1, whole genome shotgun sequence genome window below encodes:
- the c12h14orf119 gene encoding uncharacterized protein C14orf119 homolog: protein MTAQHWTGATGCCTPSPEDFPSAPQSVFSPPSLENLSCASPSAGQVGDPEPISYVTLQEQRCVLSWFQGWTATQRDRFLQDLLGKAVPGKVCTLLDSLNTLQVRDRLPNIFECQLRLWSQWFESWREEERNHFLHILEERDPVFVAHFYSSVAGTAGRD from the exons ATGACAGCACAACACTGGACCGGTGCTACCGGCTGCTGCACTCCCAGCCCCGAGGACTTTCCATCAGCTCCCCAGAGTGTATTCAGCCCCCCTAGCCTCGAGAACCTGTCCTGCGCTTCTCCGAGTGCGGGTCAAGTTGGAGACCCGGAGCCCATCTCCTATGTAACCCTCCAGGAGCAGCGGTGTGTCCTGAGCTGGTTCCAGGGATGGACCGCCACTCAGAGGGACCGGTTCTTGCAGGACCTGCTAGGGAAAGCTGTTCCCGGGAAAGTGTGCACCCTCCTAGATTCACTCAATACACTTCAG GTCAGAGACCGACTACCAAACATCTTTGAATGCCAACTGCGCCTGTGGAGCCAGTGGTTTGAGTcttggagagaagaggagaggaatcATTTCCTGCACATATTGGAGGAGCGGGATCCAGTGTTTGTAGCCCACTTCTACAGCAGTGTAGCTGGTACAGCAGGAAGAGACTGA